The following proteins are encoded in a genomic region of Diabrotica virgifera virgifera chromosome 1, PGI_DIABVI_V3a:
- the LOC114331310 gene encoding uncharacterized protein LOC114331310 isoform X2, producing the protein MFRQYRLFQRIFRLYSHRKPGIVNFRQFKNIIKLNLLTGTKICCTALMAEKVLQESLEDDITKALQEGEDAIIKLMNQLKDFVVVVSQEYRSCLLKQMEIVKKASDLGSSTEIWDELPHYRTLASELNNEIIEYYTLFKTLDALAKNKSVLRDTGDHVVKDVLQVFQEIQTFIEMQVAENQKMEKELLKVLADSIIKETIQDVSSEEY; encoded by the coding sequence ATGTTTCGTCAATATAGATTATTCCAGCGCATTTTTCGATTGTACAGTCATCGCAAACCAGGAATTGTAAACTTTAGACAATTTAAGAATATCATAAAGTTAAATCTGCTGACTGGAACTAAAATTTGCTGTACTGCATTGATGGCTGAAAAGGTGTTGCAAGAATCACTAGAGGATGATATTACTAAAGCTTTACAAGAAGGAGAAGATGCTATTATCAAACTAATGAACCAATTGAAAGATTTTGTAGTAGTGGTGAGCCAGGAATATAGAAGTTGCTTATTAAAACAAATGGAAATTGTTAAGAAAGCCTCTGATTTAGGCTCCTCAACAGAAATATGGGATGAATTACCACACTATAGAACCTTAGCTAGTGAACTTAATAACGAAATAATTGAATATTATACCTTATTCAAGACATTGGATGCTTTAGCAAAAAATAAGTCTGTTTTAAGGGATACTGGTGATCATGTAGTGAAAGATGTTTTACAAGTGTTCCAAGAGATACAGACTTTTATAGAAATGCAAGTTGCTGAgaatcagaagatggagaaagaGCTACTGAAAGTATTAGCGGACTCAATAATTAAAGAGACTATACAAGACGTTTCTAGTGAAGAATActag
- the LOC114331303 gene encoding mpv17-like protein, which translates to MIIALSLSKASVENLHNLTQQINLNSLFKMLTFRKISRLFKNYFFVHVVQAGTLMSTGDLVAQVVVEKKTDTIDFERTIRFGFIGISVVGPAVSVWYRLLSKSKYSLLQRVAIDQLLFAPSLLPVMITSVNVLKGQNWFQIKDELKHKYFHILITNYKVWPLVQFINFKYIPLKYQVAFGQGVGIFWNTYLSLKIQ; encoded by the exons ATGATAATAGCTCTATCCTTGTCTAAAGCTTCTGTAGAAAATCTACATAACCTTACTcaacaaattaatttaaattctttatttaaaatgTTAACGTTTCGAAAAATATCCAggttatttaaaaactattttttcgtTCATGTAGTACAAGCTGGTACTTTAATGTCCACTGGAGATCTAGTGGCTCAAGTTGTTGTTGAGAAAAAAACAGACACAATCGATTTTGAAAGAACAATACGATTTGGCTTTATTGGAATTTCTGTAGTG ggacctGCAGTTTCAGTATGGTACAGACTTCTTTCAAAGTCCAAATATTCGTTATTACAACGAGTAGCAATAGACCAGTTACTTTTTGCTCCTTCCTTGTTACCTGTAATGATTACTTCAGTTAATGTGTTAAAGGGACAGAACTGGTTTCAAATAAAAGATGAACTGAAGCATAAATATTTCCATATCTTAATTACTAATTATAAAGTATGGCCTTTGGTacagtttataaattttaaatatattccCCTAAAATATCAAGTGGCTTTTGGACAAGGCGTAGGCATATTCTGGAATACTTATTTATCTTTAAAAATCCAATGA